The following are from one region of the Actinopolyspora halophila DSM 43834 genome:
- a CDS encoding response regulator, whose translation MIRVLLVDDEAVVRAGVRTILASDAEIEVVAEAGDGRQAVELVREHRPDVALLDIRMPELDGLAAGAEIRRVVPETAVVMLTTFSEDSYIARALSDGASGFLLKSGDPRELVAGVRAVADGAAFLSPKVAHRVITELSVGDPGGRMSRRSAALERIEPLAEREREVLTLVGEGLSNAEIAARLHVVEGTVKSYVSTVLSRLGVRNRVEAAILAHEAGIVNRSG comes from the coding sequence TTGATCCGGGTGCTGCTCGTCGACGACGAGGCCGTGGTCCGTGCCGGGGTGCGGACGATCCTCGCGTCCGACGCGGAGATCGAGGTGGTGGCCGAGGCCGGTGACGGACGGCAGGCCGTGGAGCTGGTGCGCGAGCATCGCCCCGATGTGGCTTTGCTGGACATCCGCATGCCCGAGCTGGACGGTCTCGCCGCGGGCGCCGAGATCCGCCGGGTGGTGCCGGAGACCGCGGTGGTGATGTTGACGACCTTCTCGGAGGATTCCTACATCGCCCGTGCCCTGAGTGACGGGGCGAGCGGGTTCCTGCTGAAGTCCGGGGACCCGCGCGAGCTCGTCGCGGGGGTGCGGGCCGTGGCCGACGGTGCTGCCTTCCTGTCCCCGAAGGTCGCGCACCGGGTGATCACGGAGTTGAGCGTGGGCGATCCGGGTGGCCGGATGTCGCGGCGCTCCGCCGCGCTGGAGCGGATCGAGCCGCTGGCCGAGCGGGAGCGCGAGGTGCTGACGCTGGTCGGGGAGGGGCTGTCGAACGCGGAGATCGCGGCTCGGCTGCACGTGGTCGAGGGCACGGTCAAGAGCTACGTGAGCACCGTTCTGAGCAGGCTCGGTGTCCGCAACCGGGTGGAGGCCGCGATCCTGGCTCACGAGGCCGGGATCGTGAACCGGTCGGGCTGA